One window from the genome of Paenisporosarcina antarctica encodes:
- a CDS encoding ParA family protein has product MSAKTIVVGNFKGGVGKTKVSVMTSWEYSTVYNKKVLLIDMDPQGNASTMIARSAGIQTIDKTIFDGFKSGDLSSVVMKVTENLDLIPAAVSFKNFSKFLYSEFKEDIDQISYMKKLLEPLKKDYDYIFIDVPPTISDYSDNAMMAADYVLIILQAQELSLEGAETYVSYLQFITDEYNADIQVLGVLPVLLRAGGRVDQITVERAIELFGEDNVFKNVIKHLERLKAWDITGIKNVDHHDKKAHQIFIDVVDEIEEKLAHFEEVGRHE; this is encoded by the coding sequence ATGAGCGCAAAAACCATCGTAGTAGGTAACTTTAAAGGTGGAGTAGGAAAAACAAAGGTATCTGTAATGACTAGCTGGGAATATTCAACCGTTTACAATAAGAAAGTATTATTAATCGATATGGATCCACAGGGAAACGCCAGTACAATGATAGCTCGTTCTGCAGGTATTCAAACAATCGATAAAACAATCTTTGACGGATTCAAAAGTGGAGACCTTAGCAGTGTAGTCATGAAGGTAACAGAAAATTTGGATTTGATTCCTGCTGCTGTCTCTTTCAAGAACTTCTCTAAGTTCCTATACTCAGAATTTAAAGAAGACATAGATCAGATTTCATATATGAAGAAACTACTCGAACCTTTGAAAAAAGATTATGACTACATATTCATAGATGTTCCACCAACTATTAGTGACTATTCCGATAATGCCATGATGGCAGCCGACTACGTATTGATTATTTTGCAGGCACAAGAATTATCATTAGAAGGTGCTGAAACATATGTATCATATCTTCAATTCATCACCGATGAATATAATGCAGATATCCAAGTTCTGGGTGTACTTCCTGTACTACTCCGTGCAGGTGGTAGAGTAGACCAAATTACAGTAGAAAGAGCAATCGAACTGTTTGGAGAAGATAACGTCTTCAAGAATGTTATTAAGCACCTTGAACGCTTGAAAGCATGGGATATAACAGGAATCAAAAATGTAGATCACCACGATAAGAAAGCACATCAAATTTTTATCGATGTCGTAGATGAAATAGAAGAAAAGTTAGCACACTTCGAAGAGGTGGGAAGACATGAGTGA